The DNA window AAGGTATAGGGAATAGTGTGAACTAAAGCCAAGGAGGTGTGAAAGTGTAGGAAATAGATGGGTGAGTAGTACCGTCTGACTGGAGCTAGGGGCAAGAGAAGGGAGTAAATGAGAAAACACCAGAAATACAGAACAGTGTGAGATTGTGGAGTGCGAACAACTTGAATGTCAGGCCAGAAAGTCTGAAGTTTACTTGGTAGCAATAGGGAACCAATTCAAGGGTTTGGAGCAGAAGAGTAACCTGCTAAGGCCTCTGAGTGGGAAGATCAGTTTATTgccacaaccctgtgaagcaggtgctgttaATTCTCCCCGttttgcatatgagaaaactgagacttaagaaaaataaagtgactacTCCAGAGTGCCAGaaaccagactaaaatgtaatcAGCAAATATGTAACAAAAGGAAAGAGCATAGATAGTGTTAATTTGAAGTTTTCTAAATCACTATGTGGCTCACCGGGATCCTTTGGCTTGGTTTAGTGGCCCCCTGTTTCAGTTTGATAGTTTGTTCCTTACACTGGTGATATCAGAGTCCTTTGTTTATTATTCACAAAACCTGTTCTTAGACCACTCCACATAGCATATATACTTTGTGGGTTTTGTTATATTTCATATTGGgccaaataaagtttaaaatcctaaaaaaaaaaaatctctccagaAGCAAGTATGTGTGTGAcaaacataaatgtgtatatatacacacatatatacacatttatatttgtgtgtatatatgtgagtgtgaaaaaaaatgtagggTACACAGTTTCCAGGGaggtagatacatacatacatatatacatctataaacATCTATAATCTCCCCAGAAACCATCTATCCGGTTACTTGTTGTCATAGAAATTTGCCCATCTGGTTGGGTGAATGTGCTTTCTCATTCTAAGATTAGTCTTATAGTCCTGTAAATAATAGTAAAAAACACTAAAGaccttctctcctccacccccccaaCATTAATTCTTCtcttcatgtttaaaaaaaattatgtttcttttaaattatatccacatgggagaaaggggaaatataCTTGATATCTTATTTTTAAACAACCCTCAAAAAAAGACTCATTAAAACTTAAAGCTGTTTATAAGTTGTAgaaattccctcttccttttttgggggggggcgggtcagggcagtgagggttaagtgacttgcctagggtcacccagctagtaagtgtcaagtgcctgaggccggatttgaactcgggtcctcctgaatccaggcctggtgctttatccactgcaccacctagctgccccctccctcttccttttaggATATTTCTGATGTTCCCATCACTGATATATGTTGAATGATGTGCCCAAGATCACTTCCAAAAAgacttgttgtttgttctttgttcttgaagaggaccatgacatcaggagggtgatatcaTCACTTGcactcaattggatttaagtgagggagggctttgcaaagtcaccagccttgctctctcccccagagccatctgggtccagtggcaagatatagatcaggatgattggagatggcctctCCCAAAGCACTCATTAAAACATAAAGGAGATAGTAGTGCTCCCACCATgccagaggtcaagtgacttggctaaggttaTGACTTTAAGGAATGAGTGTGTGAACATCCCTGTTGGAGGAGGCAGCTTGGAGACCAGCACCAACCACCAAGCAGGAGGCACCTTCTCTGAGCTTCCAGTCCTTAACTAGCTGAGGTGTCAAGCAGGCTGACAATAGAATCCTTAACTAGCTGAGGTGTCAAGCAGGCTGACAATAGAATCCTTAACTAGCTGAGGTGTCAAGCAGGCTGACAATAGAATCCTTAACTAGCTGAGGTGTCAAGCAGGCTGACAATAGAATCCTTAACTAGCTGAGGTGTCAAGCAGGCTGACAATAGGAGTGCTGTGACCAGGTGAGaactcccctctccaatctactTCCAGAGCCTATATAAGCCTGAAGGAACTCAGACTGAGCACATTCTGGTTGGAGGAGGCAGCTTCAGCAGGACCGGCTCCAGATACTTTCTCCAGGGCAAAAGAATTACCAGGAAAATGGCCACCAGGGTGCTTGACACCATGACTTCTTTGGCTTCTGAGGAGCATGACAATAGAGCAGAAACACCAGATTCTCTGGCTGTATCTTCAGAAGACAGAGCTGTTCAGTCATTGCTCAACAAGCTGATGAGAAGCAACCTTGTGAACAACACCAATCAATTGGAGGTCTTACAGCGGGACCCGAATTCCCCCCTCTATTCAGTGAAGTCTTTTGAAGAGCTTCAGCTGAAGCCACAGCTTCTGCAAGGGGTCTATGCCATGGGCTTTAACCGGCCATCTAAGATACAAGAGAGCGCACTACCCATGATGCTTGCTAAACCCCCACAGAACCTGATTGCCCAGTCTCAGTCTGGTACTGGTAAAACAGCGGCCTTTGTCCTGGCTATGCTCAGCCAAGTGGAACCACTGAACAGATACCCCCAGTGTTTGTGCCTCTCACCCACTTATGAGCTGGCTCTTCAGACGGGAAAGGTGATCGAGCAGATGGGCAAATTTTATCCAGACCTTAAGCTGGCCTATGCTGTTCGAGGCAACAAGTTGGAAAGAGGTCAGACAATCAGTGAGCAGATTGTAATTGGCACCCCTGGCACCGTTCTGGATTGGTGCTCCAAGCTGAAATTCATCAACCCCAAAAAGATCAAGGTGTTTGTTCTGGATGAAGCTGATGTGATGATCGCTACCCAAGGGCATCAGGATCAGAGCATCCGCATCCAGAGGATGCTACCTAAGGACTGTCAGATGCTGCTTTTCTCTGCCACCTTCGAAGATTCTGTGTGGAGGTTTGCTCAGAAAGTTGTTCCAGACCCCAACATCATCAAACTGAAGCGAGAAGAGGAAACTTTAGATAACATTAAGCAGTATTACGTTTTGTGCAATAACCGGGACGAGAAGTTCCAGGCCCTCTCTAATCTCTATGGGGCCATCACCATTGCACAAGTCATGATTTTCTGTCATACCCGCAAAACAGCTGGTTGGCTGGCAGCTGAACTATCCAAAGAAGGCCACCAGGTGGCGCTTCTGAGTGGCGAGATGATGGTGGAACAGAGAGCTGCTGTGATTGAGCGTTTCCGGGAGGGCAAGGAGAAAGTGTTGGTGGCTACCAATGTGTGTGCCCGAGGTATTGATGTGGAACAGGTGTCTGTGGTCATCAACTTTGACCTGCCAGTGGACAAGGATGGGAATCCAGACAATGAGACCTACCTCCATCGGATTGGGCGCACAGGGCGCTTTGGCAAGCGAGGCCTGGCCGTGAACATGGTGGACAGCAAGCACAGCATGAAGGTTCTCAACAGAATCCAAGAACATTTCAATAAGAAGATAGAGAGATTGGACACTGATGATTTGGATGAGATTGAGAAAATAGCCAACTGAAATAGTCCAAATGGAGCTGGAGATACACGTCCGGAGGGTGTGGGTCAACTCTAGACAAAAGGACATTTGGACTAACAACAAAAATTGTTCAAATAATGGGGGGaggtagaaagaggaaaaatgtttACCTGAGCTTTTCAGATTAGGTGTAAATGGATAGAAATTGCCTTTTGaataaatctatttaaaaaaaaaaaagaatgagtgtgtGTCTGTATTCCCTGAAAAGTCACAGCCTTTATAGATTGCCTTGGAGTTTTATATGAGTGAGATTCAAAGGACAACTTCAGCCTCTATTCAGAGCATTGCCATAgtgtatattcattcattcacaagtgtttattaagcagtTGTTATTTATCTGGCACTGGATTAGGCACtaaggctacaaagacaaaaaatacagTCTcagccctcaagaaacttacatttggGATACAGGGTGTTAGGTGGAGAAACAGTATGAACACGgagaaataaattctaaatatgtatatgttaaatacatgattacatatgtatatatgtaaatatatgtatatatatgaaatgtcACATATTTTCTGGGGGTGGAGGGCTTTAGCAATGAGAGGATTGAGCAATGAGGATTAGGTTAGggctcatgtagaaggtggcacttgagctgatcTTTGAAGGATGTTAGGGAAGAAGAGTACAGTCCAAGCTTGGAAACTGGCCTGTGCACagggatggagaaaggagatggattGTCATGGTTGGAGAGCAGCAAGTATGCCAGACATGGATTGTAGAATAGGTGAAGTAAATGCTATCAGCCTGGAAACATGATTTAGAGACATTGTGAAAGGCTTTACGTGTTGAATAGAGAAGTTTATATTCGGTACTAAAGGTGCTTGGGAGTCATTGGAAtttcttgagtaggggagtgacttGGACAGGCCTGTGCCTTTGAAGTGTCAGGCAGCTGTGTGGTAGATAGATTGAAGAGGGTatagagaagaagaagaacaaattaggaggttattgtgCGAGTCCTGGAGAGAGGGGATGAAAGCCCAAACTTGAATCATGGCTATATGATTGGCAGTTGTGAGAGCTGTCGCAGAGGTTGGATTGATAAGTGGCTATAGGGGCAAAGGGAAGGGAGCATGAAGAAGGGAAGATGTCTGAGGTAGTGAGCGTGGACAGCAAGAATAGTGGAGCCTTAACAGAAATAGAGGAGTTAGGAGAGGTTATGCAAAGTTCTGTCACTTGTATTTAATGTATTTGTGGTGGTTCTATTGCtgcccttagaatgtaagctctctgagggcaagcaCTATGAAttctatttccctttccctttcttagaCCTCCCATAGCACTTCACATTTCTCCATTCCCTAGCATAGTCTATTTTGCATTATACATAAtgggaactatttcattttgggGTATGTGTTAGATGCTTCTTGCTAATAGCTTCAGCATGgtgagtgaatagagcactgatcctgaaaAGTCtatgttcaaatcccatccctgacacttactagctgtgtcagaATAGGTGAATCATTTCATCAAATCCAGCTTTactttctgcatctgtaaagtggggatttTCGTGCTTGCCTTATgtagttattgtgaggaaaacaccTTACAAACCCTAAATGCTCTATATGATGATCATAACAGTAGCCAGCATAGAGCTAAATAGATGTCTATatgatacataaaaataaaataatagctagatCAAAGGTATAGTAATATAGTGCTTTACTCTTcccaaagtgctttatatcttttttttttttttttttttttttttttttttttgcggggcagtgggggttaagtgacttgcccagggtcacacag is part of the Dromiciops gliroides isolate mDroGli1 chromosome 4, mDroGli1.pri, whole genome shotgun sequence genome and encodes:
- the LOC122755588 gene encoding ATP-dependent RNA helicase DDX19B-like isoform X2, giving the protein MRSNLVNNTNQLEVLQRDPNSPLYSVKSFEELQLPQNLIAQSQSGTGKTAAFVLAMLSQVEPLNRYPQCLCLSPTYELALQTGKVIEQMGKFYPDLKLAYAVRGNKLERGQTISEQIVIGTPGTVLDWCSKLKFINPKKIKVFVLDEADVMIATQGHQDQSIRIQRMLPKDCQMLLFSATFEDSVWRFAQKVVPDPNIIKLKREEETLDNIKQYYVLCNNRDEKFQALSNLYGAITIAQVMIFCHTRKTAGWLAAELSKEGHQVALLSGEMMVEQRAAVIERFREGKEKVLVATNVCARGIDVEQVSVVINFDLPVDKDGNPDNETYLHRIGRTGRFGKRGLAVNMVDSKHSMKVLNRIQEHFNKKIERLDTDDLDEIEKIAN
- the LOC122755588 gene encoding ATP-dependent RNA helicase DDX19B-like isoform X1, whose protein sequence is MRSNLVNNTNQLEVLQRDPNSPLYSVKSFEELQLKPQLLQGVYAMGFNRPSKIQESALPMMLAKPPQNLIAQSQSGTGKTAAFVLAMLSQVEPLNRYPQCLCLSPTYELALQTGKVIEQMGKFYPDLKLAYAVRGNKLERGQTISEQIVIGTPGTVLDWCSKLKFINPKKIKVFVLDEADVMIATQGHQDQSIRIQRMLPKDCQMLLFSATFEDSVWRFAQKVVPDPNIIKLKREEETLDNIKQYYVLCNNRDEKFQALSNLYGAITIAQVMIFCHTRKTAGWLAAELSKEGHQVALLSGEMMVEQRAAVIERFREGKEKVLVATNVCARGIDVEQVSVVINFDLPVDKDGNPDNETYLHRIGRTGRFGKRGLAVNMVDSKHSMKVLNRIQEHFNKKIERLDTDDLDEIEKIAN